Proteins encoded in a region of the bacterium genome:
- a CDS encoding peroxiredoxin, with amino-acid sequence MSLMITKPAPDFEANAVMPDGSFGKLKLSDYRGKYVLLFFYPLDFTFVCPSEIIAFDKALDEFKKRNCEVIGVSVDSEYTHLAWKNTPRNEGGLGNVQFPLVADLTKQISRDYGVLLDESVAVRGLFLIDRDGIVRHMLVNDLPLGRNVDEAVRMLDALQFFEAHGEVCPANWRPGEEAMKPTAEGVAKYLEAHA; translated from the coding sequence ATGTCACTGATGATTACGAAACCCGCCCCGGACTTCGAGGCAAACGCGGTTATGCCAGACGGCAGCTTTGGCAAGCTTAAGCTTTCGGATTACCGCGGCAAGTATGTGTTGCTTTTCTTCTACCCGCTCGATTTCACGTTCGTCTGCCCCTCCGAAATCATCGCCTTCGACAAGGCACTTGACGAGTTTAAAAAGCGCAACTGCGAGGTGATCGGAGTTTCGGTGGATTCCGAGTATACGCATCTTGCTTGGAAGAATACTCCCCGGAACGAGGGCGGCTTGGGCAATGTGCAGTTCCCGCTGGTTGCGGACTTGACGAAGCAGATCTCGCGGGATTACGGCGTTCTTCTCGACGAGTCGGTTGCGGTGCGCGGGCTGTTTTTGATAGATCGCGACGGGATTGTGCGCCACATGCTGGTGAACGACCTGCCGCTGGGCCGGAACGTGGACGAGGCGGTTCGGATGCTCGACGCGCTTCAGTTTTTCGAGGCTCACGGCGAGGTATGCCCCGCCAACTGGCGTCCCGGAGAGGAAGCGATGAAGCCCACCGCAGAGGGAGTAGCCAAGTACCTTGAAGCACATGCATAG